One Halopelagius longus genomic window, ACGACGGTGTCGAGATACTGCTAGATCAGCCGCACCTGTATCCACCAGAGGCCGACGAGGAGGAAGTCGAAGAGGTCGTACAGACGCTCGACGACCGTGAGATCGCAATCAGCAACTGCAACGCGTTCATGCTGACGGCCATCGAGGACTTTCACCACCCCTCGTTCGTCGAACCGGACGAGGACTACCGCCGTCGGCGCGTCAAGTTCACCCTCGCCGCACTCGATACCGCCGCGGCGCTGGGGGCCGAACACATCTCCATCGAACCCGGCGGTCCCGTCCCCCATGACCACTCCCGCGAGTGGGCCACGGACACGTTCGTCAAGGGACTGACCGAGGTGTCGACCAAGGCCGAGGAGGTCGGCGTGGACGTGTTGGTCGAACCCGAGCCCGATCTGCTCATCGAGACGTCTGACGAGTTCCTCGAACTCATGGACCGCATCGACTCCCCGCGGATCGGATGTAACTTTGACGCAGGCCACTTCTTCTGCGTTGGCGAGGACCCGACTGCGCTGGTCGAAAAGTTGGCGGACTACACGAAACACTACCACCTCGAAGACATCCCCGCTGACCGGACCCACGAGCACACGCAGCTGGGCGAAGGAGATATGGATATCGATGGATTCCTCTCGACGCTCGAAGACGTTGGCTACGACGGGTTCGTGACCGTCGAACTGTATCCGTACGAGGAAACCGCCGCGGAGACGGCTCGAGACGCGATGGAGTACCTCGACGAGCACGGGTGGACGTGAGGGTGGCGCTCGGGCGGCCCGGTCTCAGGCGAACGCTCTCGGGATATGCGGCGCTCGTACGCGTACCGAATCTATTCACTGCGCCGCCGGACGTATTAGCGGGTATCGCCCTCGCAACTGCGGTCGGTACTTCTGTTTTGGTGACCGAGGCCCTCGGTGCAGCCGTCGCATCGGTACTCCTCTATGCGGGCGGGACGACCCTGAACGACTACTTCGACGCCGAAGTGGACGCCGAGGAGCGCCCTGAACGTCCCATCCCTTCGGGCCGTGTCTCGCGAACTACCGCACTTGCGTTGGGAACTGCGTTGCTCGTGAGCGGCGTCGCCGTGGCTTTCGTCGCTGCGGGGCTCTCTGCAGGGTTCGTGGCTGCACTCGTCGCCCTCGTCGTCGTGTTGTACGATGGCCCGCTCAAAGGTGGACCCGCGGGGTTCCTTGCGATGGGTACGGCTCGCGGACTCAACGTCACCCTCGGATTCGCCAGTACGTCCGCCATCGACCTCTATGCGGCGCCGTCCGTCACCGTCCCGCCGTGGCTGTTTGTGGTCCCGCCCACCGTCACTCTCTACGTGGCAGCGTTCACGTATATGGCGGCACGAGAAGCGACCGGTGCGGACAGACGAGCCGTCGTCGTCGCCGCGATGGGTGCAGCGATGGTCACGCCGGTTCCGCCCGTCGTCGTACTGAGTGTCGATACGGAACTCATCCTGGTCGGCGTCTCGACGTTACTTGCGGGAGCCTTCATCACATGGACTGGCCGGGCGTTACAGAGGGCGTATCGCAATCCGAGCCCCGAAGTCGTCGGTCCGGCAATCGGGACTTGTGTCCTCGCACTTATCGTGTTAGACGCCGCGTTTGCCGCGGGGGAGGGTCTCGGTTGGGCGCTCGGTACGCTCTCGTTTTTAATTCCCGCCGCTGGACTGACCCGTGCGTTCGACATATCATAACTCTATCAATTTTTAACTTATTTACGAACGGCTGTCGTGTCTCTCCACATGGTGCAATTAGCGTTCTCGACGAATGCGTTCACACGGTACTCGCTCCCCGAGGCGATACGTCGGATCGCCGACCATGGGTACGCCGGCGTCGAGCTTTTGGGAGATACGCCTCACGCGTACTTTCCGGAGTTCGACGACGACGAGCGAACGGCCGTGTTGGACGCCCTCGACGAAACTGGTCTCGAAGTGTCGAACGTCAACGCGAACACCGCGATGGGGTATTATGACGACGCACCGCCGTCGTCGTTCTTCGACCCGAGTATCGTCACGGCTAACGACGGAGAGCGTGAGTGGCGCGTTGAGTACACGAAACGTGCGATAGACCTCGCAGAAGTGACCGATGCGCCCGCAGTTTGCGTCGCGACGGGCCGTCCGCTTCCCGGTAATCCGCCAGACCGAGCGTACGACTATCTCCGAGACTCCTTACACGAGATTCTCGATTACGCCGAACCGCGCGGCGTTGAGGTGGGAATCGAGTTCGAACCCGAACTCCTTGTGGAGTGTACCGACGAAGTACTCGAACTCATCGACGATATCGGCCGCGACTCGTTGGGGATTAATCTCGACATCGGTCACGCTGCCGTGTACGGGGAGGACCTCACGGAGACGATTCACCGCAGTGAGGGACACATCACCGGCGTCCACCTAGAGGACATCGAGGGAGGGCGGCGAGGAAAGCACTATCATCTCATCCCCGAAGAAGGTGACTTGGATTTCGGGGCAGTTTTCGACGCATTCGACGATATCGCCTACGAGGGGTTCGCGACCCTCGAACTGTACACCTACCCCGATAAACCGGACGAGGCCGCGAAGGAGGCTTACGAGGCGCTCTCGGGACATGTCTGATCAAGTCAGACGAAACGTCCCGGACTCCGTTCGAATTCCTCCTTGTGCTCGTCTGAGCAGAACCGGTACCGCCTGTTTTCGTGCTGCATGCTGCTGTCCTCGGCCTCGTGCGTTTCCCCTCCACACACCGTACAAATGTCTTCATTCATCGGTACAGAAACGTGTGGCACGGCGGAGAAAAAGGATGGTGGCTGATCATCTGTCACGATTCTGAAGAAGTTCGTGGAGGTGACGATGCACGAGATAGCTGGAGCGATCTGTTGATACACCCGACGAGCGTAATGATGAACGCTTCGCTCAGGAAGCGACGACAGGTGGTGGGCGAGTCGACATAGAGAGCGACCGCTCGGACGATTCATGTGACGACCTCACACCGGCGAGGACGATACCCTCTCGGACGAGGTAGATACGGCGACCACGGCGGTCGTGCGTTCTCCTCACGTCACCGGGGTAGCTTTCTACCGTACACGATAGAGTTACTACGCATGACAGAACCGTTCGTAGTCGTCGGTGGTGACGCCGCGGGACTGAGTGCGGCGAGTAAATTACGGAGGGAGGCCCCCGAAAGAGACGTCGTCGTCTTCGAGAAGGGCCGATGGGTGTCGTACGCACACTGCGGCACACCGTACTTCGTCAAAGGAGCGGTGGACGATTTGACAGATCTCCTATCACTGTCTCCCGAGGATGTCGAAGACCGCGGCATCGAACTCAGGCGAGAAGCGGAGGTAACGGCGGTAAATACGGACAAACGACTCGTGACCGTCGTTGACGCGGATGGGACGGCGTACGAACAACCGTACGCAGAACTCCTCGTTGCGACCGGGGGGAGAGCCACCTCCGCGCCCATCCCTGGGATAGATCTCGATGGAGTGTTCACGATGCACGGTCTCGACTCCGCAGCGACGGTCCGTGCGTACCTTTCGACCCCCGAGACGTTCACCGTCGATTCCCTAGGTGGCGGGGAGTTCGTCCACGAGGAGGCCGTCTCACGGTACGGTGCGATGGAGCCTCCGGAGGTGATGACCATCGTCGGCGGTGGATACGTCGGTGTCGAGATGGCCGAGGCGTTCTCTGCATGGGACCTCGACGTCCACTTGTTCCAGCGCGGCGACCACCCCCTCACGCCGTTCGGTGAGGCCGTGGGAGAGCGCGTCGCGTCGCACCTCCAAGACTACGGCGTGACGCTCCACCTTGGCGAGGAGGTCGAGGAACTCCGAGGGAAAGAAGGGCACGTCTCCTCGGTCGTCTGTTACGACGGGAGCGAACTCGAAACCGACGGCGTCCTCGTCGGCATCGGTATTCGCCCGAACGTCGAACTCTTAGAGGGTACCGAGGTCGAACTCGGAGACAGCGGAGCGATAGCAGTCGACGAGTACGGCCGCACGTCGGTCGATGGCATCTACGCCGCGGGCGACTGCGCGGAGATGCCGCACGCGGTCACGGGCGACCCGGCGTGGATTCCACTCGGCCTCACTGCGAATCGGGCCGGTCGCGCAATCGGGAAGACGATAGCTGGGGATCCGACGCCGGTCGGGAGCGTCGCTGGGACCGCCGTCGTCAAAGCGTTCGATCTCGAATGCGGCCGGACTGGAATCATCGACTGTGACGCCGCACGAGACGTGGGATTCGACCCGGTCGCGGAGACGATAACCGCCGGTTCTCGGTCGGGATACTACCCCGGCAACGAAGAGACGACGGTCACGCTCGTCGCGGACCGCGACAGCGGAAGACTGCTAGGAGGGAGTATTGTTGGCGAAGACCGCGCGGCCGTTAGAATCGATACCGTCGCGACGGCTCTCGAGGCTGCCCTGGCTGTCGAGGAGGTCGAGCAGCTCGACCTGGCGTACGCACCGCCATTCAGCCCCGTTTGGGACCCGGTACTCGTCGCGGCAAAGGTGCTCGGCGAGTCGCTGTCCGCCTGAAGTTACAGTCTACCTGCCGTACTCTCCCTCAGAGTTCGACGTCCGTCGCAGAGTCGACGTCGAACTGGACTACTTTCGGTTCTCCGGTCAAGAGGTCGGGCAGCACTGATTCGAATTCTCGGAAGTGGTCCGTCTCCGCGTGCGCTTCGAACGCCTCCTCGTTCTCGTACCGTTCGACGAATCGGAGCACGTTCGGGTCGTCGATGTCGGTCGTAACCCGGTACTCGACGATACCGTCCTCGTCTCTGGAGTGCTCCGCTAGCTTTCGAGCTAATTCGAGAGCTTGCTCGCGGTTGTCTGGATCAATCGGGAACGTCGCGTGAACTACGATCATCTCGGCTATATCTCGACCGCTACTGACAAAAGCCCATCTCCGTCGTGCATCTTCCGCGCAGAAACGGATTACTGTTTCAGCGACCTCTGACGGGTCGGAGCACGCCAAATGAGACGACGAAGGCGCTGACCAGCACGAATACTTGCTTGGGGAGTCCGACTACCTGAAACACGGATATCGTCTCACTAAGGGTACCAGTAGTCCTCCCACGACCCACGCGAACGGAGGCGCTACTCCCGACAGGAAATATTAGAATACGTTTGTCGATTCCGTCTCCGAATCAATCACGTAGAGGTATCCATTCAGTTATCCACGATCGAACAGTTCGCCAGCTATGGCAGGTAATAACGATGCACAAGCGCGGTACCTTTACATTGTTATGCTTGTTCGCCTCGGCTTCTCGAACAGTACCGTCCGACAAAGGTTGAAAAGACGGTGACGGTCTACTTCACGTCGATTCGGAAGAGGACAGATACCGACGGTAAATTCACTCGGTTGGGTGAGCCGAACGAGCGACCGACGCGACGGTAGTCAGTCCGACCGACGCCCCGTCCGTCTCGAACTTAGGTCCACCAGAGGCTGTTTCGCGGTAGTGTGATCGCCACGCACGAGAGCGAAGTACTTGGGGAACTGCACGGAAGAGTAAGTATCGATGGTCGACAACGCTCCGGACGAACTTCGAGAGATGCCGCCGAGTGCGAAACTCGTCTTCGTCACGCTCCACTACGAGGGCCCACTCACACAGGGCCAGATAGCCGACGAGTCGCTTCTCCCCACTCGAACGGTTCGATACGCGCTCGAGACGTTGCGCGAGGAAGACTTAGTCGAACGCCGGTTCTACATCCAAGACGCGCGGAAGCGCCTCTACGCTCTCACCGAGCGAGACGAACAGTCCGAGTCCGCCGAGAGGCGACGAGTAATGCCCTGATCTTCGACTTCGAATAGAATACCGAAATGGTAGGTGGTCAGTGGTGACAGTAAGTCAGACATCTGCGTCGTGTTTGAGGAGAGAGTGAAAGCTCGGTTACCCAGTTACTCTCGCTTCACCGACGGCATCGCTTTCGACAGAGAGAAGACGGGTGATGAGTCGAGCCTCAGCCGTCGAACGCGTCCCGGTCGTGATCGTCCTGCCACGCGAAGGCGACCGAACGCCGTACAAACGCACGCTTACGCTGTGCATCTTCCTTTCTTGGTGCGTCCTCGTCTCCGTCGACTGACGCCCTCTCGGTCCGTGAAAAAGACTGAGACGCGGCGACCTTAGAACGTGATGACTTCGTAGCCGTCTTCGACGAGCGATTTGACGCTCGGGTGGCCGTCGTTCTCGTCTATCTGGACGACGCCCGCATCTTGGACCGCGTCGTTCACGCCGAAGGCGTTGGAACAGTACTTGCACGCGGATGCCTCGTCACGAACCGACTGATAGAGTTCGTGGTAGTCGCTATCCTCATCTTCGAGTTCGGGGATCCACTGCGTTCCTGCGCCGTCGAAGATGAGTTCGACTTCGTCGCCGTCGCCGTCTGCGAACTCCTTCGCCGTCTCGAGACCGTTCACGAGTCGGCCGAGGTTACTGTGTCCGTCGGTACCTGCGAGGATGATGACTGCTGCTTTCGTCATTACGCACTCACATAGGGAGCATAGCCCTAAATAGGACCCGTGGAAGTGTGTCCGCGGCGCATACCCAACGGTTCGGCGGTGTGATGTCCTCTCGGTGTGGAATCCGTTGACAGAAAATCGCCTGAAAGCGGGGCAGGGGCGTTAGTGAGAATGGGAGTGAGAGTGACCGCCGTCGCCGCGGGTGAACTGCCCCGAGAACGCACGCTGGACGACCTCCGAGAGGGCTGGATGGATGTGCACCGACTGTCTGATGTCCTGAACGGTACCTGACCCCGCCTTCATCGCGACGACCACCTCTTCGACGAGGTTCGACGCCTCCGGGCCGATTATGTGACAGCCGAGTATCTGCCCGTCCAAGTCGATGATGGCCTTCACGAATCCATCTGCTTTCATCGCACTTCCGCGCGCCGTCTGGTCGTACTGATAGATACGGGTCGCGTACTCCGCGTCCGCCGCGCGGAGGTCCTCCTCCCGCGCGCCGACGCCGGCCACCTCGGGCGAGGCGAACACGGCGAACGGCATCGCGGTGTAATCGACCGGTTGGAGCTCGTCGCCGAAGATGTTGCGCGCGACGGCGGCGGCTTCGTGGTTCGCGCTGTGTTTCAACAGGTACTCCCCGACGATGTCGCCGAGGGCCCACACGCCCTCGGCGGTGGTCCGGAGGTACTCGTCCGTCTCGACGAATCCCCTCTCGTCGGTCTCTATCCCCGCCTCGTCGACGTCGAGCGTGTCGGTGTTCGGCCGCCGTCCGGCCGCGACGAGTAGCGAGTCCCCGGTCACGGTCACGGGTTCGAGATCAGCGTCCGGGTCCTCGTCGCCGTACGCGAACGGACGCGCCTCGACCGTCACGCCGTCGTCGGTTTCCGAGACTGCGGTCGCCTCGTAACCCGTGTGTAGCGTGAACCGGTCGGCGTACCGTTCGGTAAACTCCGCCGCGACGTCCTCGTCAGCCGCCGGAAGCAGACTCGGTCGCCGCCCGATTATGGTCACATCGCTTCCGAACGTCCCGAAGAAGTGCCCGAGTTCGGCGGCGATGTACCCGCCGCCGACGATGACGAGGTGCTCCGGCGGCGCCTCCAACTGGAGCGCTTCGGTGCTCGTCAGGTAGTCCACGCCCTCGATACCGTCGATGTCGGGAAGTGTCGGACGGGTCCCGGCGGCGACGAGGACCGTCTCCGCGCGGAGACGCGCCCCGTCGTCCTCCCCACCACTCACTTCGACGGTTCGTTCGTCAACGAACTTCGCCTCGCCCTCGAACAACTCGTGCTGCGACGAGGATCGGAGTCCACGACGAATCGACTCGGAGTCCTCCTCGACGTCGTCGTTGACTTCCCGAACGATGTCCGAGAACGCGACGTCCGTCACGTCCGCGTCGATGTGGAACTCGCCGGCGCGCTCTATCGTTTCGAGAACGTCCGCGTGGTACAGCAGCATCTTCGAGGGGATGCAGCCCCGGTTGAGACACGTTCCGCCGAGCGCGCCTCGTTCGACGACGGCGACGGACTGTCCCTGATTCGCGGCCGCGTTCGCCACGTCGAGACCGGACCCGGACCCGATGACCAAGAAATCGAATTCCTCCATGCCCATCGTGGTCACTCGAACGTAATAAACGACTGCCGCTTTCGACAGTCGATGCACGACCGCTCGGACTCCGGCGAAGCGGCCCTTCGGTACGGCGACGCGTTCGGAACGAGACGAACGACGGTTCGATCCGTATTCGGTTAGATTCGTAGTGGAGGAGTCGGATACCGACGCATCACCGAGAGGCGTTGTTGTTGGAAGCCCTCTTGTGCTGGGGCGTCGATGACGGTCCCATCGATGGTGTACCGGAACCCGTCGCAGGGACAGTTCCAACTCTCTCGCCGGCACCGCTCCACTTCGGTGTGCAACCGCTGTACGTACACCCTCCCGAAACGGCCCACCACTCGCCGTCATAGTCGCGATAGAACAGCAGGTCAGCTCAGGCCGAAGTTCTGAGCCCCCACACCGGGATAGGCAACGTCATCCGTCGTCACGAGAGACGGAGTCGCCGAGCCGAATTCCCATCGGCTCTGCCCCCGGCGACTCGTACCCTTGCACGTGGCCCAAATAGAGTGCGCTGTTGACGAGCCCGATGTGGCTGAACGCCTGCGGGAAGTTCCCGAGCTGTTCGCCGGTGTCGGCGTCTATCTCCTCGGCGAGGAGACCGAGCGGGCTCACGTACTCAATGAGGGATTCGAATCGGTCGACGGCCTCCTCGACGCGTCCGGAGAGCGCGAGTGCGTCGATCAGCCAGCACGAACAGAGGACGAACGCCCCTTCGTCCCCCGGCAGTCCGTCGTCGCCGTCGTACCGCTTTACGAGAACGTCTCCCTCCAAGAGACGGTCTTCTATCGCATCGATGGTGTTCTGCACACGCTCGTCGTCGAACGGGAGAAAGCCGACGATAGGAATCAACAAACCGGTCGCATCGAGGGCGTCCGAGCCATAGGCCTGTACGAACGCGTCGGTATCCTCGTCGTACCCATTCTCGAGTACGTCCTCCTTGATAGTCTCGCGGGCGTCCCGCCACTCGTCGACGGGAGCCTCGTAACCGTAGGTCGTCGCGATGTCGATACCTCGGTCGAGCGCGACCCAACACATCACCTTCGAGTAGACAAACTGCCTCCCCGGGCCTCGGACTTCCCAGATACCGGCGTCGGGGTCGTCCCACACTTCGCGGACGTACTCGACGATATCGTGAACGGCGTCCCACTCCTCGTCGTCCAACTCCCGGCCGAGTTCGAGCACCTCGTCGACCGCTAAGAGCAGTTCGCCGTAGATGTCGAGTTGTGTCTGGTCTGCGGCCCCGTTTCCGATGCGAACCGGACGAGAGTTCCGGTACCCGTTTAAGTGTTCGAGTTCCGTCTCTTCGAGGTCCGATTCGCCGTGGAGTCCGTACAGCGGTTGGATCTTCTCCGGTTCGTCCGCCTGACAGAGGTTCATGTACCACTCGAAGTACTCGGTCGCACCTTCGGAGTTACCGAGGCTCGATAGTGCCTGGACGGTGAATCCGGCGTCTCGGAGCCAGTTGAATCGGTAGTCCCAGTTTCTGACGCCGCCGATGTCCTCCGGAAGTGACGTCGTGGGCGCGGCCGCGATGGCCCCCGTCTCCTCGTGTGTGAGGAGTTTGAGCGCGAGTCCCGATCGTACCGCGAGGTCGTGCCACGGTCCCTCGAAGATGCAGCCCGACCCTTCATCGCTGCAGGTGCCAACCCACTCCTCCCAGTAACTGACTGTGTCTTCGAGCGCTCCCTCCGGGTCCGCGTCGGCGTCCTCGGCGCCGGTGCAACGGAGCAACAGCCACTCCGTGTCTCCCTCCTCGACCGCGAGCGTCCCGGTCACCCGGTTGCCGACGATCTCGAGGTCGGTTGTCGCCTCTAGAAGTGTTCGTTCGTCTTCGCCCTCGGCGCGGATCCCCTTCTCGGTCCGAACGAACGCGGGGTCGGCGCGGCCGTAGTCGAACCCCGGTTCGTACTCGACTTCGAGGTCGATACTCCCCTCGGCGCAGGTGACCTTTCGGTAGAGAACCTTCTTCGGGTGGTCGACCTTCCCCGCCGGAGGGAAGAAGTCGGTCACCGTCGCCGTTCCGTTCGCCGCGTCGAACGTCGTCTCGAGGACGTTCGTTCGCTCGACGTACTGTTGCGTCCCTTCGAACGGGACGGCCGGACTGACCTGGAATCGACCACCTCGCTCGGGGTCGAGAATCGCCGCGAGGATACTGGCACCCTCGACGTGGGGAAACGGGAACCAGTCGACTGACCCGTTCGGCGCGACGAGCGCGCACGTCTCCAAATTTCCGATAAATCCGTACTCCTTGATGGGGGTAAATTCTGTTTCGGTCATCGGTACACGTTCTTTGGCGTTTGCTCTGCCCGAATACAAAAGTGGGCCTGGCAACTATCCATAAACGAACATTATGGATGAGTACGACCTAATTGTTCTGGGCGGCGGCACGGGGAACATCGTCGCGTCGGAAGCGAGCGAAGAGGGACTGGATGTCGCGTTGGTTGAACGGGACAGACTCGGCGGGACCTGCCTCAACCGCGGCTGTAACCCCTCGAAGCGGCTGATTCACAGCGCGAACGTCGCCGAAACCGTCAGAAACGCCGAGCAGTTTGGCGTCGATGCCTCAATAGACGATGTCGCGTTCGAAGACGTCGTGGACGGCGTCGCGGAGACAATGGCCGAACTGGCGGAGTCGAAGGGCGAACGCGCCCGCGAGAACGACCGCCTCACGTTCTATCAGACGGAGGGACGCTTCGTCGACGCGCACACGATCGAGGTAAGTGGCGGCGACGGAACCGGCGGCGAGCAGATTTCCGCCGACCGAATCGTCTTGGCCGGTGGCTCTCGGCCGATGGTTCCCGGCTCCATCGACGGAACCGACCGAGTCGACTTTCTCACGAGCACCGACGTGTTGACCGGCGACGTCGACGAACTTCCCGACCGACTCGTAATCGTCGGCGGCGGGTACATCGCCGTCGAGATGGGCCATTTCTTCACCCAGATGGGTTCCGACGTGACCATCGTCGGCCACGGCGAGACGCTCGTCAACCGCGAAGACACGGACATCGCCCAGCAAGTCACCGAGGCGTACCGGAAGGAGCATGACCTCCGTCTG contains:
- a CDS encoding sugar phosphate isomerase/epimerase family protein encodes the protein MQFGFSTNAFRKYGLTESIEVLADAGYDGVEILLDQPHLYPPEADEEEVEEVVQTLDDREIAISNCNAFMLTAIEDFHHPSFVEPDEDYRRRRVKFTLAALDTAAALGAEHISIEPGGPVPHDHSREWATDTFVKGLTEVSTKAEEVGVDVLVEPEPDLLIETSDEFLELMDRIDSPRIGCNFDAGHFFCVGEDPTALVEKLADYTKHYHLEDIPADRTHEHTQLGEGDMDIDGFLSTLEDVGYDGFVTVELYPYEETAAETARDAMEYLDEHGWT
- a CDS encoding UbiA family prenyltransferase, which encodes MDVRVALGRPGLRRTLSGYAALVRVPNLFTAPPDVLAGIALATAVGTSVLVTEALGAAVASVLLYAGGTTLNDYFDAEVDAEERPERPIPSGRVSRTTALALGTALLVSGVAVAFVAAGLSAGFVAALVALVVVLYDGPLKGGPAGFLAMGTARGLNVTLGFASTSAIDLYAAPSVTVPPWLFVVPPTVTLYVAAFTYMAAREATGADRRAVVVAAMGAAMVTPVPPVVVLSVDTELILVGVSTLLAGAFITWTGRALQRAYRNPSPEVVGPAIGTCVLALIVLDAAFAAGEGLGWALGTLSFLIPAAGLTRAFDIS
- a CDS encoding sugar phosphate isomerase/epimerase family protein, with protein sequence MVQLAFSTNAFTRYSLPEAIRRIADHGYAGVELLGDTPHAYFPEFDDDERTAVLDALDETGLEVSNVNANTAMGYYDDAPPSSFFDPSIVTANDGEREWRVEYTKRAIDLAEVTDAPAVCVATGRPLPGNPPDRAYDYLRDSLHEILDYAEPRGVEVGIEFEPELLVECTDEVLELIDDIGRDSLGINLDIGHAAVYGEDLTETIHRSEGHITGVHLEDIEGGRRGKHYHLIPEEGDLDFGAVFDAFDDIAYEGFATLELYTYPDKPDEAAKEAYEALSGHV
- a CDS encoding FAD-dependent oxidoreductase, which translates into the protein MTEPFVVVGGDAAGLSAASKLRREAPERDVVVFEKGRWVSYAHCGTPYFVKGAVDDLTDLLSLSPEDVEDRGIELRREAEVTAVNTDKRLVTVVDADGTAYEQPYAELLVATGGRATSAPIPGIDLDGVFTMHGLDSAATVRAYLSTPETFTVDSLGGGEFVHEEAVSRYGAMEPPEVMTIVGGGYVGVEMAEAFSAWDLDVHLFQRGDHPLTPFGEAVGERVASHLQDYGVTLHLGEEVEELRGKEGHVSSVVCYDGSELETDGVLVGIGIRPNVELLEGTEVELGDSGAIAVDEYGRTSVDGIYAAGDCAEMPHAVTGDPAWIPLGLTANRAGRAIGKTIAGDPTPVGSVAGTAVVKAFDLECGRTGIIDCDAARDVGFDPVAETITAGSRSGYYPGNEETTVTLVADRDSGRLLGGSIVGEDRAAVRIDTVATALEAALAVEEVEQLDLAYAPPFSPVWDPVLVAAKVLGESLSA
- a CDS encoding putative quinol monooxygenase, which codes for MIVVHATFPIDPDNREQALELARKLAEHSRDEDGIVEYRVTTDIDDPNVLRFVERYENEEAFEAHAETDHFREFESVLPDLLTGEPKVVQFDVDSATDVEL
- a CDS encoding winged helix-turn-helix domain-containing protein; its protein translation is MVDNAPDELREMPPSAKLVFVTLHYEGPLTQGQIADESLLPTRTVRYALETLREEDLVERRFYIQDARKRLYALTERDEQSESAERRRVMP
- a CDS encoding DsrE family protein, encoding MTKAAVIILAGTDGHSNLGRLVNGLETAKEFADGDGDEVELIFDGAGTQWIPELEDEDSDYHELYQSVRDEASACKYCSNAFGVNDAVQDAGVVQIDENDGHPSVKSLVEDGYEVITF
- a CDS encoding dihydrolipoyl dehydrogenase codes for the protein MEEFDFLVIGSGSGLDVANAAANQGQSVAVVERGALGGTCLNRGCIPSKMLLYHADVLETIERAGEFHIDADVTDVAFSDIVREVNDDVEEDSESIRRGLRSSSQHELFEGEAKFVDERTVEVSGGEDDGARLRAETVLVAAGTRPTLPDIDGIEGVDYLTSTEALQLEAPPEHLVIVGGGYIAAELGHFFGTFGSDVTIIGRRPSLLPAADEDVAAEFTERYADRFTLHTGYEATAVSETDDGVTVEARPFAYGDEDPDADLEPVTVTGDSLLVAAGRRPNTDTLDVDEAGIETDERGFVETDEYLRTTAEGVWALGDIVGEYLLKHSANHEAAAVARNIFGDELQPVDYTAMPFAVFASPEVAGVGAREEDLRAADAEYATRIYQYDQTARGSAMKADGFVKAIIDLDGQILGCHIIGPEASNLVEEVVVAMKAGSGTVQDIRQSVHIHPALSEVVQRAFSGQFTRGDGGHSHSHSH
- a CDS encoding glycoside hydrolase family 15 protein, which produces MTETEFTPIKEYGFIGNLETCALVAPNGSVDWFPFPHVEGASILAAILDPERGGRFQVSPAVPFEGTQQYVERTNVLETTFDAANGTATVTDFFPPAGKVDHPKKVLYRKVTCAEGSIDLEVEYEPGFDYGRADPAFVRTEKGIRAEGEDERTLLEATTDLEIVGNRVTGTLAVEEGDTEWLLLRCTGAEDADADPEGALEDTVSYWEEWVGTCSDEGSGCIFEGPWHDLAVRSGLALKLLTHEETGAIAAAPTTSLPEDIGGVRNWDYRFNWLRDAGFTVQALSSLGNSEGATEYFEWYMNLCQADEPEKIQPLYGLHGESDLEETELEHLNGYRNSRPVRIGNGAADQTQLDIYGELLLAVDEVLELGRELDDEEWDAVHDIVEYVREVWDDPDAGIWEVRGPGRQFVYSKVMCWVALDRGIDIATTYGYEAPVDEWRDARETIKEDVLENGYDEDTDAFVQAYGSDALDATGLLIPIVGFLPFDDERVQNTIDAIEDRLLEGDVLVKRYDGDDGLPGDEGAFVLCSCWLIDALALSGRVEEAVDRFESLIEYVSPLGLLAEEIDADTGEQLGNFPQAFSHIGLVNSALYLGHVQGYESPGAEPMGIRLGDSVSRDDG
- a CDS encoding dihydrolipoyl dehydrogenase family protein — encoded protein: MDEYDLIVLGGGTGNIVASEASEEGLDVALVERDRLGGTCLNRGCNPSKRLIHSANVAETVRNAEQFGVDASIDDVAFEDVVDGVAETMAELAESKGERARENDRLTFYQTEGRFVDAHTIEVSGGDGTGGEQISADRIVLAGGSRPMVPGSIDGTDRVDFLTSTDVLTGDVDELPDRLVIVGGGYIAVEMGHFFTQMGSDVTIVGHGETLVNREDTDIAQQVTEAYRKEHDLRLGYTVTELAKDGGEKRVIAESESGEEITVSGDELLVATGRQPNSDLWNVSAAGIETDEKGFVETDEYLRTSVEGVWAIGDIAGNYMFKHSGDKEAEYVVENAVRGNEREVSYPGMAHAIFGSPEVGSLGKTEGEIDEDTEYDVGTYSYEEQALGGGIDNKGGFAKAIVADDGEVLGVHVVGPEASSLIHEVSTAVAAGADATTIAETIHVHPALSEVVQGAFREIVDVSASGI